In Gossypium arboreum isolate Shixiya-1 chromosome 5, ASM2569848v2, whole genome shotgun sequence, a single genomic region encodes these proteins:
- the LOC108453367 gene encoding uncharacterized protein LOC108453367 isoform X1 codes for MESLSSSVFISNVSETHPFLHTHSLASSPSSSSSSPFLIKGPSKRIESLKFNAETSHFHGFRLHALSREVPDEGEGQPQPLTLNVGFSFVSEEDSLSVSQRLVGCIKWLLQLGIDSLSYILKGDPDQNGSSKKDDDKLTKVETSVVAPHSSGATGGTRAGLFRTPISGGVQSATSAHGLPRPSLAVRNLMEQARFAHLCTVMSRMHHRREGYPFGSLVDFVPDSMGHPIFSFSPLAIHTRNLLADPRCTLVVQIPGWSGLSNARVTIFGDVYPLPEHQQEWAHKQYIAKHQQGPSQQWGNFYYFRMQNISDIYFIGGFGTVAWVDVMEYEAVKPDKIAVDGGEQNLKELNVTFSKPLRKLLSKEAEVDDAALISIDSKGIDIRVRQGAQFNIQRLSFEEGQTVETLEEAKAALWNVIKKGQVQNLKK; via the exons ATGGAATCTCTCTCAAGTTCAGTGTTCATCTCTAATGTATCTGAGACACACCCTTTTCTCCACACCCACTCACTTGCCTCTTCACCTTCATCATCATCGTCTTCTCCTTTTTTGATCAAAGGGCCAAGCAAACGAATTGAGTCTCTCAAATTCAACGCCGAAACCTCTCACTTTCATGGTTTTCGTCTCCACGCTCTATCTCGCGAGGTTCCCGATGAAGGTGAGGGCCAGCCGCAGCCTCTAACCCTCAATGTTGGGTTTAGCTTTGTTTCTGAGGAGGATAGTCTTTCTGTCTCTCAG AGACTTGTTGGATGTATCAAGTGGCTACTTCAGCTTGGTATTGATAGTCTCTCTTATATTCTGAAGGGTGATCCAGATCAAAATGGAAGCAGCAAGAAGGATGACGATAAATTAACAAAGGTTGAAACCTCTGTAGTAGCTCCTCATAGTAGTGGAGCCACTGGGGGTACAAGAGCTGGGCTTTTCAGAACCCCAATATCTGGTGGAGTGCAGAGTGCAACTTCAGCCCATGGATTACCCCGACCATCCTTAGCAGTCCGTAATCTGATGGAACAA GCTAGATTTGCTCATTTATGCACTGTAATGTCTCGGATGCACCACCGACGAGAAGGGTATCCCTTTGGCTCTCTGGTTGATTTTGTGCCTGATTCAATGGGCC ATCCAATATTTTCATTTTCTCCATTGGCTATCCATACGCGGAATTTATTAGCAGACCCTAGATGCACCCTTGTTGTGCAG ATACCTGGATGGAGTGGCTTATCAAATGCAAGGGTAACGATATTTGGCGATGTCTACCCTCTTCCTGAACATCAACAG GAATGGGCTCATAAACAGTACATAGCGAAACATCAACAAGGGCCATCACAACAGTGGGGGAATTTCTACTACTTCAGGATGCAGAACATAAG TGACATATATTTCATTGGAGGATTTGGCACTGTTGCATGGGTCGATGTAATGGAATATGAAGCAGTTAAACCAGATAAGATTGCTGTTGATGGAGGTGAACAAAACCTGAAG GAATTAAATGTAACCTTTTCAAAGCCTCTGAGGAAGCTGTTATCAAAAGAAGCTGAGGTTGATGATGCAGCTCTTATATCAATAGACAGCAAAGGAATTGACATCAGGGTCCGTCAAGGTGCACAG TTCAACATACAGAGGTTATCATTTGAAGAAGGGCAAACTGTTGAAACGTTGGAGGAAGCCAAAGCTGCTTTGTGGAACGTAATAAAGAAAGGTCAAGTGCAGAATCTgaagaaatag
- the LOC108453367 gene encoding uncharacterized protein LOC108453367 isoform X2: MESLSSSVFISNVSETHPFLHTHSLASSPSSSSSSPFLIKGPSKRIESLKFNAETSHFHGFRLHALSREVPDEGEGQPQPLTLNVGFSFVSEEDSLSVSQGDPDQNGSSKKDDDKLTKVETSVVAPHSSGATGGTRAGLFRTPISGGVQSATSAHGLPRPSLAVRNLMEQARFAHLCTVMSRMHHRREGYPFGSLVDFVPDSMGHPIFSFSPLAIHTRNLLADPRCTLVVQIPGWSGLSNARVTIFGDVYPLPEHQQEWAHKQYIAKHQQGPSQQWGNFYYFRMQNISDIYFIGGFGTVAWVDVMEYEAVKPDKIAVDGGEQNLKELNVTFSKPLRKLLSKEAEVDDAALISIDSKGIDIRVRQGAQFNIQRLSFEEGQTVETLEEAKAALWNVIKKGQVQNLKK; the protein is encoded by the exons ATGGAATCTCTCTCAAGTTCAGTGTTCATCTCTAATGTATCTGAGACACACCCTTTTCTCCACACCCACTCACTTGCCTCTTCACCTTCATCATCATCGTCTTCTCCTTTTTTGATCAAAGGGCCAAGCAAACGAATTGAGTCTCTCAAATTCAACGCCGAAACCTCTCACTTTCATGGTTTTCGTCTCCACGCTCTATCTCGCGAGGTTCCCGATGAAGGTGAGGGCCAGCCGCAGCCTCTAACCCTCAATGTTGGGTTTAGCTTTGTTTCTGAGGAGGATAGTCTTTCTGTCTCTCAG GGTGATCCAGATCAAAATGGAAGCAGCAAGAAGGATGACGATAAATTAACAAAGGTTGAAACCTCTGTAGTAGCTCCTCATAGTAGTGGAGCCACTGGGGGTACAAGAGCTGGGCTTTTCAGAACCCCAATATCTGGTGGAGTGCAGAGTGCAACTTCAGCCCATGGATTACCCCGACCATCCTTAGCAGTCCGTAATCTGATGGAACAA GCTAGATTTGCTCATTTATGCACTGTAATGTCTCGGATGCACCACCGACGAGAAGGGTATCCCTTTGGCTCTCTGGTTGATTTTGTGCCTGATTCAATGGGCC ATCCAATATTTTCATTTTCTCCATTGGCTATCCATACGCGGAATTTATTAGCAGACCCTAGATGCACCCTTGTTGTGCAG ATACCTGGATGGAGTGGCTTATCAAATGCAAGGGTAACGATATTTGGCGATGTCTACCCTCTTCCTGAACATCAACAG GAATGGGCTCATAAACAGTACATAGCGAAACATCAACAAGGGCCATCACAACAGTGGGGGAATTTCTACTACTTCAGGATGCAGAACATAAG TGACATATATTTCATTGGAGGATTTGGCACTGTTGCATGGGTCGATGTAATGGAATATGAAGCAGTTAAACCAGATAAGATTGCTGTTGATGGAGGTGAACAAAACCTGAAG GAATTAAATGTAACCTTTTCAAAGCCTCTGAGGAAGCTGTTATCAAAAGAAGCTGAGGTTGATGATGCAGCTCTTATATCAATAGACAGCAAAGGAATTGACATCAGGGTCCGTCAAGGTGCACAG TTCAACATACAGAGGTTATCATTTGAAGAAGGGCAAACTGTTGAAACGTTGGAGGAAGCCAAAGCTGCTTTGTGGAACGTAATAAAGAAAGGTCAAGTGCAGAATCTgaagaaatag